A region of Blastocatellia bacterium DNA encodes the following proteins:
- the csm3 gene encoding type III-A CRISPR-associated RAMP protein Csm3 yields the protein MPTLALRGKIIITGEIEAVTGLHIGGAAAGLDIGGIDNPIIRHPVTREPYIPGSSLRGKMRSLLDRHFGKEANHFIQRREPVVRVHVCEDERAYAECPVCQIFGVTPGEPGRRGWTNLKPARLIVRDVYLAQNHEATERLRRAKTDLPFTEIKWEAAIDRITAAAVPRQNERVPAGAVFAPFEFVYSLYDLNGGGSNRDLEWLRYVFKAMELLEDDYLGGYGSRGAGKIRFQKINVVFKSRQYYEGGAEAEIVRLAENVDDVRQLPLAEYADRLRKLIRGG from the coding sequence ATGCCCACTCTCGCGCTTCGAGGAAAAATCATCATCACCGGTGAGATCGAAGCCGTCACCGGATTGCATATCGGTGGCGCCGCTGCCGGACTGGACATCGGCGGCATTGACAATCCCATCATCCGACATCCGGTCACGCGCGAGCCCTACATCCCCGGCTCGTCGCTGCGCGGCAAGATGCGCTCGCTTCTGGACCGCCACTTCGGCAAGGAAGCTAACCATTTCATTCAGCGGCGCGAGCCCGTCGTTCGCGTCCACGTCTGCGAGGATGAACGAGCGTACGCCGAATGTCCTGTTTGCCAGATCTTCGGCGTGACGCCAGGCGAGCCAGGTCGGCGCGGCTGGACGAATCTCAAACCGGCTCGCTTGATCGTGCGCGATGTGTACCTGGCGCAAAATCACGAAGCGACCGAGCGACTTCGTCGAGCGAAGACCGATCTCCCGTTTACCGAGATAAAGTGGGAAGCCGCCATTGATCGCATCACCGCAGCCGCCGTCCCGCGTCAGAACGAGCGCGTGCCCGCCGGCGCGGTCTTCGCACCGTTCGAATTCGTCTACAGCCTTTACGACTTGAATGGCGGAGGCTCCAATCGCGATCTGGAATGGTTGCGCTATGTCTTCAAAGCGATGGAGCTTCTGGAAGACGATTACCTAGGCGGATACGGATCGCGCGGGGCAGGGAAGATTCGCTTCCAGAAGATCAATGTGGTTTTCAAGTCGCGTCAGTATTACGAGGGAGGGGCTGAGGCCGAGATCGTCCGTCTCGCCGAAAACGTTGACGACGTGCGTCAGTTGCCTCTAGCAGAGTATGCCGATCGCCTGCGCAAATTAATTCGGGGAGGATAG
- the csm4 gene encoding type III-A CRISPR-associated RAMP protein Csm4, whose amino-acid sequence MSSLAIYRLRFRSPFRIGERGVGLEVTRMHVPADTLFAALCSTWRELYGIDALRRDVLDWFTEGEPGAEPFFLTSAFPYAGDVRFFPKPLGRLPHVRLAEGDEKAFKRVHFVSERIFTAVVRGESVTFRKLDCINGGIAWVTEEERTRLAEWTDDMTGDIVFLKTAVVPRVTLDRITAASEIWHLGEVLFARGTGLWFAVAFNAEHGEALRRRFDAVLRVLGDTGLGGERGAGCGLFEIEGLAHETFPDVPGASRFVTLSPICPKDVMELDRLTQDGAAYEVMPRRGWVTSPEAANLRRKTVWMFAEGSVLTGPPLPCAGRLVNVKPDVCPHDVWRYGYAFPVGLATRTSPLS is encoded by the coding sequence ATGTCCTCTTTGGCGATCTACCGATTGCGCTTCCGCTCGCCGTTTCGCATCGGCGAGCGTGGCGTGGGGTTGGAAGTCACGCGCATGCATGTCCCGGCCGATACGCTTTTCGCCGCGCTCTGCTCCACCTGGCGCGAGCTGTATGGAATTGACGCCCTTCGGCGAGACGTGCTCGATTGGTTCACCGAAGGCGAACCCGGAGCGGAGCCCTTCTTCCTCACCTCGGCCTTTCCTTACGCGGGTGATGTCCGGTTCTTCCCGAAACCGCTTGGGCGACTGCCACACGTCAGGCTCGCCGAGGGGGATGAAAAGGCGTTCAAGCGCGTGCACTTTGTCTCCGAGCGCATCTTCACGGCTGTAGTGAGAGGAGAATCGGTGACTTTCCGAAAGCTCGATTGTATCAACGGCGGGATCGCATGGGTGACCGAGGAAGAGAGGACTCGGCTCGCGGAGTGGACCGATGATATGACCGGCGACATCGTGTTCCTGAAGACGGCCGTCGTCCCGCGCGTGACGCTGGATCGAATCACGGCGGCGTCGGAGATCTGGCATCTCGGCGAAGTCCTCTTCGCCCGAGGAACCGGATTGTGGTTCGCCGTCGCGTTCAATGCTGAGCATGGCGAAGCGTTACGGCGGAGATTTGATGCCGTCCTACGAGTGCTCGGCGATACCGGCTTGGGCGGCGAGCGCGGAGCTGGCTGCGGCTTGTTCGAGATTGAGGGTCTCGCTCATGAAACGTTCCCGGATGTCCCAGGAGCCAGCCGATTCGTCACTCTTTCGCCGATCTGTCCGAAAGACGTCATGGAGCTAGATCGTCTGACGCAAGATGGAGCCGCTTATGAAGTGATGCCGCGTCGTGGCTGGGTCACGTCGCCGGAAGCTGCCAATCTGCGTCGCAAAACGGTCTGGATGTTCGCCGAAGGGTCTGTGCTCACCGGTCCACCTCTGCCGTGCGCGGGACGACTTGTCAACGTGAAGCCCGACGTGTGCCCTCACGATGTCTGGCGATACGGCTATGCTTTTCCCGTGGGCTTGGCGACGCGCACGAGCCCTTTGAGTTGA
- the csm2 gene encoding type III-A CRISPR-associated protein Csm2, giving the protein MTRANQPQRDRSSSSNQTPSREEVQRAIRDGGRALVDLAERLGPQLQKGRLTTSQIRNIYGMVKRMEIRGFDPNEFVLLKPKLAYAAARANEQGAQQLKDVLTWAIDEVGTDATKFARFVDFFEAILAYHQAAGGR; this is encoded by the coding sequence ATGACGCGAGCAAATCAACCGCAACGGGATCGTTCATCGTCATCGAATCAGACCCCTTCTCGCGAGGAGGTCCAGCGCGCCATCCGCGACGGCGGACGAGCGCTCGTGGATCTCGCCGAGCGACTCGGCCCCCAACTGCAAAAGGGTCGCCTCACGACCAGCCAGATCCGAAACATCTACGGGATGGTCAAGCGGATGGAGATCCGTGGATTCGACCCCAACGAGTTTGTGCTCCTCAAGCCCAAGCTCGCCTATGCCGCCGCTCGCGCCAACGAACAAGGAGCACAACAGCTAAAGGATGTGTTGACCTGGGCCATTGACGAAGTTGGCACCGATGCCACTAAATTCGCCCGCTTTGTGGATTTCTTCGAGGCGATCCTCGCCTATCATCAAGCGGCAGGCGGCCGCTGA